A stretch of Haemophilus influenzae DNA encodes these proteins:
- the purL gene encoding phosphoribosylformylglycinamidine synthase: MTVKTFRGSPALSEFRLTQLQQKCQQYQLPITSVYAEYLHFVEQKTSLVEDEIVKLQALLHYGSMFSELKPAGYCLIVTPRVGTISSWSSKATDIAHNCGLSKVNRIERGIAYYFNIERDLTEAELATLKDLLHDRMLETVLNHETEAALLFTQQEPKALTTIDILNGGRQALERANIALGLALADDEMDYLVESFTALKRNPQDVELYMFAQANSEHCRHKIFNADWIIDGKKQDKSLFKMIKNTFEQTPDFVLSAYKDNAAVMEGSKVGRWFPDPDGQYRVHQEDAHILMKVETHNHPTAISPFPGAATGSGGEIRDEGATGRGAKPKAGLTGFSVSNLVIPNFEQPWENPLSKPNRIASALDIMIDAPLGSAAFNNEFGRPALLGYFRTYEEKVNSFAGKEVRGYHKPIMLAGGIGNIRGEQVQKGEIPIGAKLIVLGGAAMNIGLGGGAASSMDSGKSKEDLDFASVQRENPEMERRCQEVIDRCWQLGEENPILFIHDVGAGGLSNAMPELVHDGRRGGKFDLRSILCDEKGMSPLEIWCNESQERYVLAVAPENLELFTALCERERAPFAVIGEATQAEHLILHDSHFDNNPIDLPMNVLLGKTPKMTREVLSKTVENQSLKTEGIQLKEAFHRVLRLPVVAEKTFLITIGDRSVTGMVARDQMVGPWQIPVSDVAVTTASLDSYHGEAMAMGERSPVALLNFSASARLAVAEAITNIAGTHIGEMKRIKLSANWMSAAGHTGEDAGLYEAVKAVGEELCPALGLTIPVGKDSMSMKTTWIDNGEQKSVTAPLSLVISAFARVEDVRKTLTPQLRTDKGLSSLLLIDLGEGHNRLGATALAQVYKQLGDKPADVVKVQRLKDFYNAMQTLVAEDKLLAYHDRSDGGLITTLAEMAFAGHCGVEVDISALGDNDLAVLFNEELGAVIQVADSQLESVREVLKAHNLLGITHQLGTVTADDRFEISRGSHKLFSEKRTELRSIWAELTYQMQRLRDNPDCAEQEFEAKKNPDDKGLSAFLTYDVNEDITAPFINKGVKPTIAILREQGVNSHYEMAAAFDRAGFNAIDVHMSDLMTGRRNLAEFNAMVACGGFSYGDVLGAGGGWAKSILFNPKLHEQFSQFFINPNTLTLGVCNGCQMISNLAEIIPGTENWPHFVRNKSERFEARVSLVKINEVASVWFAGMAGSHMPIAVSHGEGQVKFKSAEQLVGLKAQGIIAAQYIDNNGNPTELYPANPNGSVEGITAITNLDGRVAIMMPHPERVFRAVSNSWHPENWTEDGAWMRLFRNARMVF; the protein is encoded by the coding sequence ATGACTGTCAAAACCTTTCGTGGCTCGCCTGCTCTTTCTGAATTTCGTTTAACTCAACTTCAACAAAAATGCCAGCAATATCAATTGCCTATTACGTCAGTTTATGCAGAGTATTTGCATTTTGTTGAACAAAAAACATCGCTTGTAGAAGATGAAATCGTTAAATTACAAGCATTATTGCATTATGGGTCAATGTTTTCTGAACTCAAGCCTGCAGGATATTGTTTAATTGTGACTCCACGAGTGGGGACAATTTCCTCTTGGTCTTCAAAAGCGACAGACATCGCTCACAATTGTGGTTTGTCGAAGGTAAATCGTATTGAACGTGGTATAGCCTATTACTTCAATATTGAGCGTGATTTAACCGAAGCAGAATTGGCTACGCTGAAAGATTTATTACACGACCGTATGTTAGAAACCGTGTTAAATCACGAAACAGAAGCAGCCTTGCTTTTTACTCAACAAGAACCCAAAGCATTAACTACCATTGATATTTTAAATGGTGGCCGTCAAGCATTAGAACGGGCGAATATTGCCTTGGGTTTAGCGTTGGCAGATGATGAGATGGATTATTTAGTGGAAAGTTTTACTGCCTTAAAGCGTAATCCACAGGATGTGGAGCTTTATATGTTTGCACAAGCGAATTCAGAGCATTGTCGCCATAAAATTTTTAATGCCGATTGGATTATTGATGGCAAAAAACAGGATAAATCGCTGTTTAAAATGATCAAAAATACCTTTGAGCAAACGCCTGATTTTGTGCTTTCTGCTTATAAAGATAATGCTGCAGTAATGGAAGGTTCGAAAGTCGGCCGTTGGTTTCCTGATCCTGATGGACAATATCGTGTTCATCAAGAAGATGCGCACATTTTAATGAAAGTGGAAACGCATAACCATCCCACAGCAATTTCGCCATTTCCTGGTGCTGCAACAGGCTCTGGCGGGGAGATTCGTGATGAAGGGGCAACGGGGCGTGGGGCAAAACCCAAAGCAGGTTTAACAGGTTTCTCGGTGTCTAACCTCGTTATTCCAAACTTTGAACAACCTTGGGAAAATCCATTGTCTAAACCAAATCGCATTGCTTCTGCCTTAGATATTATGATAGATGCGCCTTTAGGTAGTGCGGCATTTAATAATGAATTTGGTCGCCCAGCATTATTAGGTTATTTCCGTACTTATGAAGAAAAAGTAAATAGTTTTGCAGGAAAAGAAGTACGCGGTTATCACAAGCCGATTATGTTAGCGGGAGGAATCGGTAATATTCGTGGCGAACAGGTTCAAAAAGGCGAAATTCCAATCGGTGCTAAATTGATCGTGTTGGGTGGGGCAGCAATGAACATCGGTTTAGGTGGTGGTGCTGCTTCTTCGATGGACAGTGGTAAATCAAAAGAAGATTTAGATTTTGCTTCTGTTCAACGTGAAAATCCGGAAATGGAACGCCGCTGCCAAGAAGTTATTGACCGCTGTTGGCAATTAGGCGAAGAAAATCCAATCCTGTTTATTCACGATGTGGGGGCGGGTGGTTTATCTAATGCAATGCCTGAATTGGTACATGATGGCAGGCGTGGAGGAAAATTCGATCTGCGTTCTATTCTTTGTGATGAAAAAGGTATGTCGCCATTGGAAATTTGGTGTAATGAATCGCAAGAACGTTATGTATTAGCCGTTGCGCCAGAAAACCTCGAATTATTTACCGCACTTTGTGAGCGTGAACGTGCCCCTTTTGCAGTGATTGGCGAAGCAACACAAGCAGAACATTTAATCTTGCACGATAGTCATTTCGATAATAATCCGATTGATTTACCAATGAATGTGTTATTAGGCAAAACGCCGAAAATGACGCGTGAGGTTTTATCAAAAACAGTGGAAAATCAATCACTTAAAACAGAAGGTATTCAATTAAAAGAAGCATTCCATCGTGTATTACGTTTACCCGTTGTTGCAGAAAAAACTTTCTTAATTACTATTGGCGACCGTTCTGTAACAGGTATGGTGGCACGAGATCAAATGGTGGGTCCTTGGCAAATCCCCGTGTCTGATGTGGCTGTTACTACTGCTTCACTGGATAGCTACCACGGCGAAGCAATGGCAATGGGCGAACGCTCTCCAGTTGCCTTGCTAAATTTCTCGGCTTCGGCACGCTTAGCTGTGGCGGAGGCGATTACTAACATTGCTGGCACCCACATTGGCGAGATGAAACGTATTAAACTTTCTGCCAACTGGATGAGTGCAGCAGGTCACACAGGCGAAGATGCGGGACTTTATGAAGCAGTAAAAGCTGTGGGCGAAGAACTTTGTCCTGCGTTAGGTTTAACTATTCCTGTGGGTAAAGACTCAATGTCGATGAAAACCACTTGGATCGATAATGGCGAACAAAAATCAGTGACTGCCCCACTTTCATTAGTAATTTCCGCTTTTGCTCGTGTAGAAGATGTACGTAAAACGCTTACGCCACAACTTCGTACCGACAAAGGTTTATCGAGTTTATTGCTAATTGATTTAGGCGAAGGGCATAATCGATTAGGTGCGACTGCACTTGCTCAAGTGTACAAACAGTTAGGAGACAAGCCTGCCGATGTGGTAAAGGTTCAACGCTTAAAAGATTTTTACAATGCAATGCAAACTTTAGTGGCAGAAGATAAATTGTTGGCTTATCACGACCGTTCGGACGGCGGTTTAATCACAACTCTTGCAGAAATGGCGTTTGCAGGGCATTGTGGGGTAGAAGTTGATATTTCAGCTTTAGGCGACAACGATTTAGCGGTATTATTTAACGAAGAACTGGGAGCGGTTATCCAAGTTGCCGATAGCCAATTAGAAAGTGTACGTGAGGTGTTGAAAGCTCACAATTTGCTTGGTATTACCCACCAATTAGGTACGGTAACTGCTGATGATCGCTTTGAGATCAGCCGCGGCAGCCATAAATTATTCAGCGAAAAACGCACTGAATTACGTAGTATTTGGGCGGAATTAACTTACCAAATGCAACGCTTACGCGATAATCCAGATTGTGCTGAGCAAGAGTTTGAAGCTAAGAAAAACCCTGACGACAAAGGTTTATCCGCATTTTTGACTTACGATGTGAACGAAGATATTACTGCACCATTTATCAATAAAGGTGTAAAACCAACCATTGCAATTTTGCGTGAACAAGGTGTAAATAGCCATTATGAAATGGCAGCAGCATTTGATCGTGCAGGCTTTAATGCAATTGACGTGCATATGTCTGATTTAATGACTGGCCGTCGCAATTTAGCTGAATTCAATGCAATGGTTGCTTGTGGCGGTTTCTCTTACGGGGATGTGCTTGGCGCAGGGGGTGGTTGGGCAAAATCCATCTTATTTAACCCGAAATTACACGAGCAATTCAGCCAGTTTTTTATCAATCCAAACACACTGACCTTAGGTGTATGTAATGGCTGTCAAATGATCTCTAACTTGGCGGAAATTATCCCAGGTACAGAAAACTGGCCGCATTTTGTACGCAACAAATCTGAACGCTTTGAAGCTCGTGTGAGTTTAGTGAAAATTAATGAAGTGGCTTCAGTTTGGTTTGCAGGAATGGCTGGCTCACATATGCCCATTGCGGTTTCCCACGGGGAAGGGCAAGTTAAGTTTAAATCAGCTGAACAGCTTGTAGGCTTAAAAGCACAAGGCATCATTGCTGCACAATACATCGACAATAACGGTAATCCTACCGAACTATATCCTGCCAATCCGAATGGCTCTGTGGAGGGCATTACTGCAATTACAAATCTGGATGGGCGAGTTGCTATTATGATGCCACACCCTGAACGCGTGTTCCGTGCTGTGAGTAACTCTTGGCACCCAGAAAACTGGACAGAAGACGGCGCGTGGATGAGATTATTCAGAAATGCAAGAATGGTATTTTAG
- the tpx gene encoding thiol peroxidase: MTVTLAGNPIEVGGHFPQVGEIVENFILVGNDLADVALNDFAGKRKVLNIFPSIDTGVCATSVRKFNQQAVKLSNTVVLCISADLPFAQARFCGAEGIENAKTVSTFRNHALHSQLGVDIQTGPLAGLTSRAVIVLDEQNNVLHSQLVEEIKEEPNYEAALAVLA, translated from the coding sequence ATGACAGTTACATTAGCAGGAAACCCTATTGAAGTTGGCGGACATTTCCCTCAAGTGGGCGAAATAGTAGAAAACTTTATTTTAGTCGGTAATGATTTAGCCGATGTTGCATTAAACGATTTTGCAGGTAAACGCAAAGTCCTAAATATTTTTCCAAGCATCGACACAGGTGTGTGTGCGACTTCAGTACGTAAATTTAACCAACAAGCGGTAAAATTAAGTAATACTGTTGTGCTTTGTATTTCAGCAGACTTGCCCTTTGCTCAAGCTCGTTTTTGTGGAGCTGAAGGGATTGAAAATGCCAAAACAGTTTCGACTTTCCGTAACCACGCATTACACTCACAATTAGGCGTAGATATTCAAACTGGCCCGTTGGCAGGTTTAACTTCTCGTGCGGTTATTGTGTTAGATGAACAAAACAATGTTTTACACAGCCAGTTAGTTGAAGAAATTAAAGAAGAGCCAAACTATGAAGCTGCATTGGCAGTGTTAGCGTAG
- the lexA gene encoding transcriptional repressor LexA gives MRPLTARQQEVLDLLKRHLETTGMPPTRAEISRELGFKSANAAEEHLKALSRKGAIEIIPGASRGIRILDNSSNDEFDGLPLVGRVAAGEPILAEQHIEATYRVDADMFKPQADFLLKVYGLSMKNVGILDGDLLAVHSTKDVRNGQIVVARIEDEVTVKRLEKKGSIIYLHAENEEFDPIVVNLEEQKNFEIEGIAVGIIRNNAWM, from the coding sequence ATGAGACCATTAACCGCACGCCAACAAGAAGTGTTGGATTTATTAAAACGCCATTTGGAAACAACAGGTATGCCACCAACACGAGCAGAAATATCTCGAGAATTAGGTTTCAAATCTGCAAATGCCGCAGAAGAACATTTGAAAGCACTTTCACGTAAAGGTGCAATCGAAATCATTCCCGGCGCATCTCGTGGTATTCGTATTTTAGACAATAGTTCGAATGATGAATTTGACGGTTTACCGCTTGTAGGGCGCGTGGCTGCTGGAGAACCGATTCTTGCAGAGCAGCATATTGAAGCGACATATCGAGTAGATGCAGATATGTTTAAACCACAGGCTGACTTCTTACTTAAAGTTTATGGTTTATCAATGAAAAATGTTGGTATCTTAGATGGTGATTTATTAGCTGTGCATAGTACTAAGGATGTACGTAACGGACAAATTGTGGTTGCACGTATTGAAGATGAAGTAACAGTAAAACGTCTTGAGAAAAAAGGTTCTATCATTTATCTACACGCAGAAAATGAAGAATTTGATCCTATAGTAGTCAATCTTGAAGAACAAAAAAATTTTGAAATTGAAGGTATTGCAGTAGGCATTATTCGCAATAACGCTTGGATGTAA
- the plsB gene encoding glycerol-3-phosphate 1-O-acyltransferase PlsB: protein MANFINMYRQLLSLPLSALVKNNPIPANPIEELSLNIHQPIVYVLPYTSQTDFVIFRRNCLALGLPDPAEKNEINGVKLPRYVYLDEGRRIFKSKGAKDETTTIFNKYLELHRTSESLDVQLIPVSVLWGRSPGQEDKSDLPNLRLLNGIQKTFAAIWFGRDTFVRFSQAVSLRYMVVEHGSDEKIAQKLARVAKMHFAKQRISATGPRLPNRQAMFNKLLQSEAIRRAIEDEAKSKNISIEKAQKEAYKILDEIAADVSHSSLRAVDRFLRWLWNKLYSGIDVQNSNRVRKLALEGHEIVYVPCHRSHIDYLLLSYVLYHQGLVPPHIAAGINLNFWPIGRMFRSWGAFFIRRTFKGNRLYSAIFREYLSELFHRGYSVEYFIEGGRSRTGRLLAPKTGMMSMTLQALQHSQTRPISIVPVYVGYEHVLEVDTYAKELRGAAKEKENAGLVLRVIKKLRNLGQGFVNFGEPITLSNYLSQHFPDWKEQNHEEKPQWFTPAVNNISKQVMININKAAAVNSMNLVGTALLSSRQRALSREQLLEQLSSYQQLLQNVPYSTDVVLPNVTPQAMLEHVLALDRIGVLIEKDNFGEIVRLERSSAVLMTYYRNNIQHLFVLPSLVASIILHYEAIQKDLLLDAIRKIYPFLQGELFLHFNEDELNVQIHQIINEFARQSVINSNDNFLSINKSKVRILQLWSAGTREILQRYYITVTILQKQPAISRAELEKESQLVAQRLSVLHGINAPEFFDKAVFSSFIANLKEQRYFDESGYTVLDKIEELASTLSHLISTEICLTVKGTIEKSEDLSS from the coding sequence ATGGCAAATTTTATAAATATGTATCGCCAATTATTGAGCTTGCCGCTGTCTGCATTGGTGAAAAATAATCCTATTCCCGCCAATCCAATAGAAGAGCTTTCACTTAATATTCATCAACCTATTGTTTATGTTTTGCCTTATACATCTCAAACTGATTTCGTTATTTTCCGCCGAAATTGCTTAGCGTTAGGCTTGCCCGATCCCGCAGAGAAAAATGAAATTAATGGCGTTAAGTTACCACGTTATGTATATTTAGACGAAGGTCGCCGAATTTTTAAATCAAAAGGTGCAAAAGACGAAACCACTACCATTTTCAATAAATATCTTGAATTACACCGCACTTCTGAAAGTTTAGATGTGCAACTTATTCCTGTTTCTGTTCTTTGGGGACGTTCTCCTGGACAAGAAGATAAATCAGATTTGCCTAATTTGCGTTTATTAAATGGTATACAAAAAACATTTGCAGCAATTTGGTTTGGACGTGATACTTTTGTGCGTTTTTCTCAAGCGGTTTCATTACGTTATATGGTAGTTGAACATGGCTCAGATGAAAAAATTGCACAAAAGCTGGCTCGAGTTGCAAAAATGCACTTCGCAAAACAACGTATTTCAGCGACAGGCCCTCGTTTACCAAATCGTCAAGCAATGTTTAATAAATTATTGCAATCAGAAGCAATCCGACGAGCAATTGAAGATGAAGCAAAATCAAAAAATATCAGTATTGAAAAAGCACAAAAAGAAGCATATAAAATTTTGGATGAAATTGCAGCTGATGTCAGCCATTCAAGTTTACGTGCAGTAGATCGTTTTTTACGTTGGCTTTGGAATAAACTTTATTCAGGTATTGATGTACAAAATTCGAATCGTGTCCGTAAATTAGCGTTAGAAGGTCATGAAATTGTTTATGTGCCTTGCCACCGTAGTCATATTGATTACTTATTGCTTTCTTATGTGCTTTATCATCAAGGTCTTGTTCCGCCACATATCGCGGCAGGGATTAACTTAAATTTCTGGCCTATAGGTAGAATGTTTCGTAGTTGGGGGGCATTCTTTATTCGCCGCACTTTTAAGGGAAATCGACTATATTCTGCCATTTTTCGCGAATATTTATCAGAACTATTCCATCGAGGCTATTCCGTCGAATATTTTATTGAGGGCGGTCGTTCTCGTACAGGTCGTTTACTGGCACCAAAAACAGGTATGATGTCAATGACACTTCAAGCATTGCAACATAGTCAAACTCGCCCCATTTCGATTGTTCCTGTTTACGTTGGTTATGAACACGTATTAGAAGTAGACACTTATGCTAAGGAATTACGTGGTGCAGCGAAAGAAAAAGAAAATGCGGGTTTAGTACTTCGTGTAATTAAAAAATTACGTAATCTTGGTCAAGGTTTTGTAAATTTTGGTGAGCCAATTACGCTTTCAAACTATTTGAGCCAACATTTCCCTGATTGGAAAGAGCAAAATCACGAAGAAAAACCACAATGGTTTACACCTGCGGTAAATAATATTTCTAAACAAGTAATGATTAATATTAACAAAGCAGCGGCAGTTAATTCAATGAACCTTGTGGGTACAGCACTACTTTCATCTCGTCAGCGAGCACTTTCACGTGAGCAACTGTTAGAACAACTTAGTAGTTATCAACAATTGTTACAAAATGTCCCTTATTCTACGGACGTAGTGCTACCAAATGTGACACCGCAAGCAATGTTAGAACACGTATTAGCTTTAGATCGTATAGGTGTGTTAATTGAAAAAGATAATTTTGGCGAAATTGTACGCTTAGAACGTTCATCTGCTGTACTAATGACTTATTATCGTAATAATATTCAGCATCTATTCGTATTACCATCTTTAGTTGCGAGTATTATTTTGCATTACGAAGCGATCCAAAAAGATTTATTATTAGACGCGATTAGAAAAATTTACCCTTTCTTACAAGGCGAATTGTTCTTACATTTCAATGAAGATGAATTGAATGTACAAATCCATCAAATCATTAATGAATTTGCACGCCAAAGCGTTATTAATTCAAATGATAACTTCTTATCTATTAATAAATCAAAAGTACGAATTTTACAGCTTTGGTCTGCGGGAACGCGGGAAATCTTGCAACGTTATTACATTACTGTCACTATTTTACAAAAACAACCTGCTATTTCTCGAGCTGAACTTGAAAAAGAAAGCCAGCTTGTTGCTCAACGTTTATCAGTATTACACGGCATAAATGCACCAGAATTCTTTGATAAAGCGGTTTTTTCAAGCTTTATTGCAAACTTGAAAGAGCAACGTTACTTTGATGAATCTGGTTATACTGTTCTTGATAAAATAGAAGAATTAGCTTCAACGCTTTCCCATTTGATTTCAACAGAAATTTGCTTAACGGTGAAAGGAACAATTGAAAAATCCGAAGATCTTTCTTCATAA
- the dapF gene encoding diaminopimelate epimerase — MQFSKMHGLGNDFVVVDGVTQNVFFTPETIRRLANRHCGIGFDQLLIVEAPYDPELDFHYRIFNADGSEVSQCGNGARCFARFVTLKGLTNKKDISVSTQKGNMVLTVKDDNQIRVNMGEPIWEPAKIPFTANKFEKNYILRTDIQTVLCGAVSMGNPHCVVQVDDIQTANVEQLGPLLESHERFPERVNAGFMQIINKEHIKLRVYERGAGETQACGSGACAAVAVGIMQGLLNNNVQVDLPGGSLMIEWNGVGHPLYMTGEATHIYDGFITL; from the coding sequence ATGCAGTTTTCCAAAATGCACGGATTAGGTAACGATTTTGTTGTGGTTGATGGAGTCACTCAAAATGTGTTTTTTACTCCAGAAACGATCCGACGTTTAGCCAATCGCCATTGTGGAATTGGGTTTGATCAACTTTTAATTGTTGAAGCTCCTTACGATCCTGAACTCGACTTTCATTATAGAATTTTTAATGCTGATGGAAGCGAAGTTTCGCAATGCGGAAATGGTGCTCGTTGTTTTGCTCGGTTTGTGACATTAAAAGGGCTAACTAACAAAAAAGACATCTCGGTTAGCACACAAAAGGGTAATATGGTTTTGACGGTAAAAGATGATAATCAAATTCGTGTGAATATGGGCGAACCAATTTGGGAACCAGCAAAAATTCCATTTACCGCAAATAAATTTGAGAAAAATTATATTCTGCGTACAGATATTCAAACCGTACTATGTGGTGCAGTTTCAATGGGGAATCCTCATTGTGTTGTACAAGTAGATGATATTCAAACAGCAAATGTTGAACAGCTTGGTCCTTTGTTAGAAAGCCACGAACGTTTTCCTGAGCGTGTCAATGCTGGTTTTATGCAAATCATCAACAAAGAACATATTAAGCTTAGAGTTTATGAACGTGGTGCTGGCGAAACTCAAGCCTGTGGAAGTGGTGCTTGTGCAGCTGTTGCAGTTGGAATTATGCAAGGCTTATTAAACAACAATGTCCAAGTAGATTTACCGGGCGGTTCGCTCATGATCGAATGGAATGGTGTTGGTCATCCACTTTATATGACAGGCGAGGCGACCCATATTTATGATGGGTTTATAACTCTTTAA